In Brachypodium distachyon strain Bd21 chromosome 2, Brachypodium_distachyon_v3.0, whole genome shotgun sequence, one genomic interval encodes:
- the LOC100838977 gene encoding uncharacterized protein LOC100838977, with the protein MMLVAKEFGISPPAAAAAAPRRRMARVAPCGGSSPVGELWLRTRGGGGGAAAAEGVGSHGSHESEMDLAMLVSDFLENGGGGGAGAGDSRGSSDSENGLSDLAHLADKISMYKQGGDEKENELLSVVHSLLFSIHESELQAFIRGQCTGSCIRHLLVKLLRYSGYDAAVCISKWQGFDKIPGGDHEYIDVLMNCDMMGPERMIIDIDFRSHFEIARAVDSYGTLLDSLPVVYVGTLPRLKQFLHVMVDAAKWSLKQNSMPLPPWRSLSYLQAKWHSKYERKYLHSEQNFQGTAPDHALCVGHLKRLKSSLQSELDTGRLLMMPIKTDTTRRGKFERRRRSLLSF; encoded by the exons ATGATGCTGGTGGCGAAGGAGTTCGGCATctcgccaccggcggcggcggcggcggcgcctcggCGGAGGATGGCGAGGGTGGCGCCGTGCGGGGGGTCGTCGCCGGTGGGGGAGCTGTGGCTGCGGACgcgcgggggaggagggggcgctgcggcggcggagggggtcGGGAGCCACGGCAGCCACGAGAGCGAGATGGACCTGGCCATGCTCGTCAGCGACTTCCtcgagaacggcggcggcggaggggccggcgccggggactcgcgcggcAGCAGCGACAGCGAGAACGGACTCTCAGACCTCGCCCACCTCGCCGATAAGATCTCG ATGTACAAGCAAGGTGGGGATGAGAAAGAAAATGAGCTGCTCTCTGTGGTCCACTCGCTGTTGTTCTCGATCCATGAGTCGGAGCTTCAGGCTTTCATAAGAGGTCAATGTACTGGCAGTTGCATCCGTCATTTACTTGTGAAGCTCTTGAGATACTCTGGATATGATGCAGCAGTTTGCATATCCAAATGGCAGGGTTTTGACAAGATACCTGGAG GTGATCACGAGTACATTGATGTCCTAATGAACTGTGATATGATGGGTCCAGAGCGTATGATCATTGATATCGACTTCAGGAGCCACTTTGAAATAGCAAGAGCAGTGGATTCGTATGGCACTCTGTTGGACTCGCTTCCAGTGGTCTATGTTGGTACCCTTCCCAGGCTGAAGCAGTTCCTTCATGTGATGGTAGATGCTGCGAAATGGTCCCTGAAGCAGAACTCTATGCCCCTGCCTCCATGGAGGTCCTTGTCTTATCTCCAAGCGAAATGGCACTCTAAGTATGAGAGGAAATACTTACACTCTGAGCAAAACTTCCAAGGCACAGCCCCAGATCACGCGCTCTGTGTTGGGCATCTGAAGAGGCTGAAATCATCCCTGCAGTCAGAACTTGATACCGGGAGATTGCTCATGATGCCGATCAAGACTGACACGACGAGGAGGGGAAAGTTTGAGAGGCGTCGGCGTTCCCTGCTCAGTTTCTGA
- the LOC100842036 gene encoding uncharacterized protein LOC100842036 gives MRRRDAPSKRAAATAAAAAAGSSSSSRHYYDAGVAGSSSAAALAAAAASVVPPQRPPRSMSTAPSFSGVTSARKPPEPLRRAVADCLSPPAPHTHGPPAAAASAATEASRTLRDYIANLSTIDMAYNVLIDHAVAERDRSPAVVPRCVALLKRYLIRYIPRVQTLRQIDLFCANTIVKYDPVASHRTSSFGQTLVSSAALPNSSHAAPPISNFASASLVKSLNYVRLLVARHIPKLSFPQSVISNPTKQSLPSLSSFLNKSLVSQLTPEVITNREHLESKESHTPSDLISSASEKVDGGEHGYDIKYISFDILNWRWHVHGERQASNSAKESNEFAGLQDFHTQGFLEVGAAALLVGDMEAKINDQQWKYSVIQEFPDIDLLQPSTSTASTYASSQGHLKAITASKRMKSGPSQVWMNIPANTYQPRARPLFQYRHYSEQQPLRLNPAEISEVIAEVCSEITSNANQFNAPSRLTTQSRQPSADVAFSVLIKLVIDMYMMDPEAAAPLTLYMLEGMLSSQKSPARTKAFDLILNLGIHAHLLEPMIVYNAPPVEKGETANNSYLNEYGPSMDEQKAAEPEEEQRISPAIDQFSPAIDQFESWLLKILFEVLLLLVQMEERQEIVWASALSCLFYFVCDGGKIIRSRLGGLDIRVVKTLLEISVEHSWAKVVHSKLICMLTNMLYQVTDETQSSALDTQFAPERIDLLGGVDYICLEYSRANSAEEKRDLFFVLFDYVLHQINETCLAGSLSTYTYDDAQPLASLLASADAPEAFYISVKHGVEGVGDMLTKAISAALSQSAEYEQLNVLLEKVIGKIDATVSTFSRIDNEFTYMIQVTKSFKCFSSIKEGSEDGDLAHRARLCWATLHSLLHSQISSYRHHGYIWLVELLLSEISEETDGSIWSKVQKLQVEIKVAGSQDVSCSEVSLPVCLLCGLLKSKHNFIRWGFLYVLEKFLMRCKLLLDDSDMQDQSVAYHSKNRLDKAFVVIDIMSSALLLVVQNNETDHINILKMCDMLFSQLCLRLPSTNVIQLGGLQSLGQLFGCTTKNIESPLETLASHQNTGTKNLCRNETLQDISMNNQSTLLCETSMAALLLRGLAIAPMQLVTCVPTSLFFWPLMQLEGAASDDIALGIAVGSTGRGNIPGATSDIRAALLLLLIGKCTADQEALKEVEGNEFFRGLLDDTDSRVAYYSAAFLLKRMMTEEPEIYQRMLQSLISKAQQCNNEKLLENPYLQMRGILQLSNDLGVQ, from the exons ATGCGGCGCCGCGACGCGCCGTCCAAGCGggccgctgccaccgccgccgctgccgccgccggcagcagcagcagcagccgccacTACTACGACGCGGGGGTGGCggggtcgtcgtcggcggcggcgttggcggccgccgccgcttccgtgGTGCCcccgcagcggccgccgcggtcCATGTCCACCGCGCCGTCCTTCTCCGGCGTCACCTCCGCGCGGAAGCCGCCCGAGCCGCTCCGCAGGGCCGTCGCCGACTGCCTctccccgcccgcgccgcacACCCAcggcccgcccgccgccgccgcctccgccgccaccgaggcGTCCCGGACTCTACGG GATTATATAGCCAATCTATCAACCATTGATATGGCTTACAATGTCCTGATTGACCATGCTGTTGCAGAAAGAGATCGCAG CCCAGCGGTTGTCCCAAGATGTGTGGCATTGTTAAAGAGATATCTTATTAG GTATATTCCAAGGGTGCAGACACTACGTCAGATCGATCTCTTTTGTGCAAATACAATAGTAAAGTATGACCCGGTGGCAAGTCACAGAACATCATCATTTGGCCAGACTCTTGTATCATCAGCGGCTTTGCCAAATTCCTCTCATGCTGCCCCACCAATATCAAACTTTGCTTCCGCGTCTCTTGTGAAATCTTTAAACTATGTCCGCTTGTTAGTTGCAAGGCATATTCCAAAGCTGTCATTCCCTCAATCCGTTATATCAAATCCTACAAAACAATCACTTCCTTCACTTTCGTCATTTTTGAATAAGTCCTTAGTGTCTCAGTTGACTCCAGAAGTTATTACCAACAGAGAACATCTTGAATCAAAGGAAAGCCATACTCCTTCCGATTTAATATCATCAGCAAGCGAAAAGGTTGATGGGGGAGAGCATGGGTATGATATCAAGTATATATCCTTTGACATTTTAAACTGGCGATGGCATGTACATGGTGAACGACAAGCATCGAATTCTGCCAAAGAAAG CAATGAGTTTGCAGGCCTTCAAGATTTTCATACACAGGGTTTTCTTGAAGTTGGTGCTGCAGCCCTTCTAGTAGGAGATATGGAGGCAAAGATCAATGATCAACAATGGAAATATTCTGTTATCCAGGAATTTCCCGATATTGATTTGTTGCAACCTTCAACTTCTACAGCTAGTACTTATGCTTCATCACAGGGTCATTTGAAAGCAATAACCGCCTCAAAACGCATGAAATCGGGCCCAAGTCAAGTTTG GATGAACATACCTGCAAACACATACCAGCCTCGAGCACGCCCCCTTTTTCAGTATAGGCACTACAG TGAGCAGCAACCCTTAAGATTGAACCCTGCTGAAATATCTGAAGTCATAGCTGAAGTTTGTTCAGAAATAACTTCAAATGCAAATCAGTTCAATGCTCCATCAAGATTGACCACCCAGAGCCGGCAACCTTCAGCGGATGTGGCGTTCAGTGTCCTCATTAAACTCGTCATTGACAT GTATATGATGGATCCTGAGGCTGCAGCTCCTCTGACACTTTATATGCTCGAG GGTATGCTGAGCTCTCAAAAATCGCCTGCAAGAACAAAGGCTTTTGATCTTATTCTAAACCTTGGGATTCATGCGCACCTGCTGGAGCCTATGATAGTTTATAACGCACCACCTGTTGAAAAAGGTGAAACTGCAAATAACTCTTATCTGAACGAGTACGGACCAAGTATGGATGAACAGAAGGCAGCAGAACCTGAAGAAGAGCAGAGGATTAGCCCTGCTATCGATCAGTTTAGCCCTGCTATCGATCAGTTTGAGTCCTGGCTTCTGAAAATACTATTTgaagttcttcttctcttaGTTCAG ATGGAAGAGCGACAAGAGATAGTATGGGCATCAGCTTTAAGTTGTCTGTTTTACTTTGTTTGCGATGGAGGGAAAATCATCCGGAGCAGACTTGGAGGTTTGGACATAAGG GTTGTTAAAACTCTTCTTGAGATTAGTGTGGAACATTCATGGGCAAAAGTAGTGCACAGTAAGCTCATTTGCATGCTGACAAATATGCTGTACCAAGTAACAGATGAAACTCAGAGCAGTGCCCTTGATACACAGTTTGCTCCAGAACGGATAGATCTTCTTGGTGGAGTTGACTATATCTGTCTTGAG TATTCACGAGCTAACTCAGCAGAAGAGAAGCGGGATTTGTTCTTTGTCCTTTTTGATTACGTACTGCATCAGATAAATGAAACATGCTTGGCTGGCAGTCTTTCAACATATACTTATGATGATGCTCAGCCCCTCGCCTCCCTTCTTGCATCTGCTGATGCCCCAGAGGCATTCTATATATCCGTGAAGCATGGCGTTGAAGGTGTTGGGGACATGCTGACAAAAGCTATATCTGCGGCATTATCACAGTCAGCAGAATACGAGCAATTAAATGTG CTTCTAGAAAAGGTTATCGGGAAAATTGATGCAACTGTCAGCACATTTTCAAGGATTGACAATGAGTTTACTTACATGATCCAAGTAACAAAATCCTTCAAGTGTTTCAGCAGCATTAAAGAGGGAAGTGAAGATGGTGATCTTGCACATAGAGCAAGGCTTTGCTGGGCTACTTTGCACTCGCTTCTTCACTCACAAATCTCATCATATAGGCACCATGGATATATTTGGTTAGTTGAATTGCTCCTCTCGGAAATTAGTGAAGAAACAGATGGCTCTATCTGGTCTAAAGTCCAAAAGCTCCAAGTGGAAATTAAAGTGGCTGGCAGCCAAGACGTATCATGTTCAGAAGTTTCACTGCCCGTTTGTCTGCTATGTGGGCTTCTGAAATCAAAACACAACTTCATTAGATGGGGATTTCTTTATGTTTTAGAGAAATTTCTGATGCGCTGCAAATTATTATTGGATGACAGTGACATGCAAGATCAATCAGTTGCTTATCATAGCAAAAATCGTCTGGACAAAGCTTTTGTGGTTATAGATATTATGAGTAGTGCTTTGTTACTCGTGGTTCAAAATAATGAGACAGACCATATCAACATCTTAAAG ATGTGTGACATGTTGTTTTCACAATTATGTCTGAGGCTTCCGTCCACGAATGTGATACAACTGGGAGGCCTTCAATCCCTTGGTCAACTTTTTGGTTGTACAACTAAGAACATTGAGAGCCCTTTGGAAACCCTTGCATCGCACCAAAATACAGGAACCAAGAACCTTTGCAGGAATGAGACATTGCAAGATATAAGCATGAATAATCAATCCACTTTGTTGTGTGAAACATCAATGGCAGCACTACTTCTGAGAGGTCTTGCAATAGCTCCGATGCAGCTTGTAACCTGTGTACCAACTTCATTGTTTTTCTGGCCATTGATGCAACTTGAAGGTGCTGCCAGTGATGATATTGCATTGGGTATTGCTGTCGGTAGCACAGGTAGAGGCAATATTCCTGGCGCTACATCAGATATTAGAGCGGCCCTTCTTTTGCTTTTGATTGGGAAATGCACAGCGGATCAGGAAGCACTTAAGGAAGTTGAAGGCAATGAGTTCTTCAG GGGGCTTCTAGATGATACAGACTCAAGGGTAGCATATTATTCTGctgcttttcttttgaag AGGATGATGACAGAAGAACCAGAGATCTACCAACGGATGCTTCAAAGTCTCATTTCAAAGGCTCAACAG TGTAACAATGAAAAACTTTTGGAGAATCCATACCTTCAAATGCGCGGGATATTGCAGTTGTCAAATGATCTAGGAGTTCAGTAA
- the LOC100839590 gene encoding pentatricopeptide repeat-containing protein At1g18485, with the protein MPAAVTVHLAPLPNHPPKQPPLPKPNAASLPQWNGLLADLSRAGRHADALAILPRLLAASDGVAPDRFTLPPALKSCRGDDGRQVHAVAAKLGLADGDPFVGNSLVSMYGRCGRVDDAEKVFEGMAGRNLVSWNALMAAVADPRRGLELFRDCLEDLGGTAAPDEATLVTVLPMCAALAWPETGRAVHGLAVKSGWDAAPRVSNVLVDMYAKCGEMADAECAFLEAPPGAGRNVVSWNVMLGGYARNGEAGAAFGLLREMQMEERGVPADEITMLSVLPVCSGLPELAKLRELHAFVVRRGLHLTGDMVPNALIAAYGRCGCLLHACRVFDGICSKMVSSWNALIGAHAQNGEASAAIELFREMTNACGQKPDWFSIGSLLLACGNLKHLLHGKAAHGFILRNGLEKDSFIRVSLLSVYIQCGRESLARVLFDAVEEKDEVSWNTMIAGYSQNGLPGESLQLFREMQSKKGGHWPSLLAATSALVACSELPAVRLGKEMHCFALKADLCEDSFLSSSIIDMYSKCGSVDDARVFFDRLKAKDAVSWTVMITGYAVNGRGKEAVGLYDKMGREGMEPDGFTYLGLLMACGHAGMLEDGLCFFQEMRNLPKIEAKLEHYACVIGMLSRAGRFADAVALMEVMPEEPDAKILSSVLSACHMHGEVELGKKVADKLLELEPHKAEHYVLASNMYAGSRQWDEMRKVRKMLRDAGVAKEPGCSWIDIAGKVYSFVAGENSLPEMHKVRKMWYSLEEKIRAAGYAPDTTVMLHELEEEEKVEALRWHSEKQAIAFGLLRTAGPTKVRVFKNIRMCKDCHNAAKLISKVADREIVVRDKKRFHHFRDGLCSCGDYW; encoded by the coding sequence atgcccgccgccgtcaccgtcCACCTGGCGCCGCTCCCCAATCACCCACCAAAACAACCTCCGCTGCCAAAGCCCAACGCCGCCTCGCTCCCGCAATGGAACGGGCTCCTCGCCGACCTctcccgcgccggccgccacgCCGACGCCCTGGCCATCCTCCCGCggctcctcgccgcctccgacgGCGTCGCCCCCGACAGGTTCACGCTCCCTCCCGCCTTAAAGTCCTGCCGCGGCGACGACGGGCGCCAGGTCCACGCGGTCGCCGCCAAGCTCGGCCTCGCCGACGGCGACCCCTTCGTCGGCAACTCCCTCGTGTCCATGTACGGCCGGTGCGGCCGCGTCGACGACGCTGAGAAGGTGTTCGAGGGAATGGCGGGCAGGAACCTCGTctcctggaacgcgctcatggcggccgtcgccgacccgCGGCGCGGCCTGGAGCTGTTCCGGGACTGTTTGGAGGACCtcggcggcacggcggcgcccGACGAGGCGACGCTGGTGACGGTGCTCCCGATGTGCGCCGCCCTCGCGTGGCCGGAGACCGGCAGGGCGGTGCACGGCCTCGCGGTGAAGTCCGGGTGGGACGCCGCGCCGCGGGTGAGCAACGTGCTGGTCGACATGTACGCCAAGTGCGGCGAGATGGCCGACGCCGAGTGCGCGTTCCTGGAGGCTCCGCCAGGCGCCGGGAGGAACGTCGTGTCCTGGAACGTGATGCTCGGCGGGTATGCGAGGAACGGCGAGGCTGGCGCGGCATTTGGGCTCCTCCGGGAGATGCAGATGGAAGAGCGTGGCGTGCCGGCAGATGAGATCACCATGTTGAGCGTCCTGCCGGTTTGTTCGGGGCTGCCTGAGCTGGCGAAGCTGAGGGAGCTGCACGCCTTTGTGGTCCGGAGAGGCTTGCATTTGACCGGCGACATGGTGCCGAATGCGCTTATCGCAGCCTATGGGAGATGTGGGTGCTTGCTCCATGCCTGCCGTGTCTTTGACGGCATCTGCAGCAAGATGGTCAGCTCATGGAACGCGCTCATCGGCGCGCACGCGCAGAACGGCGAAGCGAGCGCCGCAATTGAGCTGTTCCGTGAGATGACCAATGCTTGTGGGCAGAAGCCTGACTGGTTTAGCATTGGGAGTTTGCTCCTGGCATGTGGCAATCTGAAGCACCTGCTCCATGGCAAGGCAGCTCATGGATTCATCCTGAGGAATGGACTGGAGAAGGATTCCTTCATCCGGGTTTCGCTTCTCTCTGTTTACATCCAATGCGGGAGGGAGTCTTTGGCTAGAGTCCTGTTCGATGCGGTGGAGGAAAAAGATGAGGTTTCATGGAACACCATGATCGCCGGTTACTCACAGAACGGATTGCCCGGTGAATCCCTCCAGCTCTTCAGGGAGATGCAATCCAAGAAAGGAGGCCACTGGCCATCACTGCTTGCAGCAACAAGTGCCTTGGTGGCTTGCTCAGAATTACCAGCTGTTCGACTAGGGAAGGAGATGCATTGCTTTGCCCTGAAAGCCGACCTCTGCGAGGATTCGTTTCTATCCAGCTCAATCATAGACATGTACTCAAAGTGCGGATCTGTGGATGATGCCAGGGTGTTCTTCGATCGGTTGAAGGCGAAAGATGCGGTTTCATGGACGGTGATGATCACCGGGTATGCCGTCAACGGTCGTGGGAAAGAAGCTGTTGGGCTGTATGACAagatggggagggaggggatgGAACCTGATGGATTCACCTACCTTGGCCTACTGATGGCATGCGGCCATGCTGGAATGTTAGAAGATGGATTGTGTTTCTTCCAGGAGATGAGAAACCTTCCCAAAATTGAGGCAAAGCTAGAGCATTATGCTTGCGTTATCGGCATGCTGAGCCGAGCAGGGCGCTTTGCCGATGCCGTGGCGCTTATGGAGGTGATGCCAGAGGAGCCTGATGCCAAGATACTGAGCTCCGTGCTCTCTGCCTGCCACATGCATGGAGAGGTagagttggggaagaaggtTGCTGACAAGTTGCTTGAGCTTGAACCCCACAAGGCTGAGCACTATGTTCTCGCCTCCAACATGTACGCAGGATCCAGGCAGTGGGATGAGATGAGGAAGGTGAGGAAGATGCTCAGGGACGCCGGTGTCGCCAAGGAGCCAGGCTGCAGCTGGATCGACATTGCAGGCAAGGTGTACAGCTTCGTCGCCGGGGAGAATTCACTCCCGGAGATGCACAAGGTGAGGAAGATGTGGTACTCTTTGGAGGAGAAGATTCGCGCTGCCGGCTATGCTCCTGACACCACGGTCATGCTGCACgagctggaggaagaagagaaggtaGAGGCTCTGCGATGGCACAGCGAGAAGCAGGCCATCGCGTTCGGGTTGCTGAGGACAGCCGGGCCGACGAAGGTGAGGGTGTTCAAGAACATCAGGATGTGCAAGGATTGCCACAATGCCGCCAAGCTCATCTCCAAGGTAGCAGACAGGGAGATTGTGGTCCGGGACAAGAAGAGGTTTCACCATTTCAGGGACGGGCTATGTTCCTGTGGGGATTACTGGTGA
- the LOC100839285 gene encoding metallothionein-like protein 2C: protein MSCCGGNCNCGSSCKCGSGCNGCNMYPEAEVQTSSLLVVATAAHKASSGGMEMAAENGGCGCSTCKCGTSCGCSCCSC from the exons ATGTCTTGCTGCGGAGGAAACTGCAACTGCGGGTCATCCTGCAAGTGCGGCAGCGGCTGCAACGGCTGCAACATGTACCCTGAAGCCGAGGTCCAGACCTCcagcctcctcgtcgtcgccaccgccgcccacAAGGC gagctccggcgggatGGAGATGGCCGCGGAGaacggcggctgcggctgcagcACCTGCAAGTGCGGCACCAGCTGCGGCTGCTCATGCTGCAGCTGCTAG